CGCCAAGGAGCACGGCGCGTACTTCCAGGGCGCCGGACGCGTCGACGTCGCCCGGGCGGTCGACCAGGACGTCACCGCCGACACCACCGCACTGGACTTCGGGCTGATCCGCTGGACGGACGGCAAGCGTCCCCCGGTGACCAAGACCATCACCTACCGCAACCCGGGCGCCGCGCCGGTCACCCTTCAGCTGAAGGACAACCCGAGCAGCGGTAAGAAGGACGTGCCCGCTCCCGCCGGCCTGTTCCGGCTCAGCGCCGACACGGTCACCGTGCCCGCGCACGGAACGGCGGCCGTCACCCTCACCGCGACCCCGGAAGCCACCACGACGTACGCCGCCTACAGCGGTGTGGTGACCGCGAGCACCGCGGACAACCAGGTGTCGGTGCGCGTCCCGTTCGGCATGGACGTCGAGCAGCCGTCCTACGACCTGCGCATCGGCATGAAGAGCCGTACGGGCGCCGCCCCCGACAACGCCTACCTGTTGGTCAACTCGGCCGACGGCAAGGCGTACGAGGTCGAGGCGCTCGGCAAGAGCAGCACGGTGGTGCGGTTGCCGAAGGACACCTACTCGGTGAGCGGCTTCTACTTCGACGCCTCCTTCACCGAGGGCACCATCGTCGGTGTGCCGAAGGTCGTGATGAGCGCCGACCGGCAGGTGACCATCGACGCCAGGGAGGCGAAGCCCGTCACGGTGTCGGCACCGAGCCGCTCCGCACGCATCATGTCGGCCGAGATCGGCACGATCAGCATGGCCGACCAGCTTCTCTCGGTCACCATGTACAACGCGATCGGCACGGACCACATCGACGGCGTGTACGCGGTGCCGACGGCCCAGTTCAAGGACTCGAAGTTCACCTACCTGGTCACCAGCGTCTGGGGCGACCCGGCGGGCGCGGACGGAAACCCCGCCTCGGTCTACTACCTCACGCGACCGGTGCACGGCGCCATCCCGGCGGACCCCGCCTACAACCCCCGCAAGTCGGAGCTGGCCAGGGTGAACACCACGTTCGCCGCCACCACGCCGGGAACCACGGCCACGCGCATCGTGTGGACGTACGTCGGCAACGTCCGCTTCAGTGGACGGGCGATGGAGGGGATTCCGGTCCCGGCCCGGCGCGTCGACTATTTCTCGGCGGCCGACGGCGTGCGCTGGCAGACCGCCTTCGACCAGAACAGCTTCCTCGACCCGAACGCGCACGGGCAGAGCTACCTCAGCGACCTGCACGGCTACAAGGCCGGCTCCCAGGTCGAGGAGCGCTGGAACGGCGGGATCCAGGCCGTGGGCCTGTCGTCCCAGATGGCCGCCTTCCGAGAGGGCGACACGATGTACCGGCCCTTCCAGTCGGCCGCGAACGGCAACCTCGACCTGGTGGCCGACACCACGTCCGGCCTGCCCGAGGTGAAGCTGTGGCGCAACGGCGAGCTGGTGTCCCAGGACTGGAGCATGAGCGACGTCCCGGCCGACGCCACCCCCGCCGACTACCGTCTGACGGTCGAGCACAACCGTGACATGGCCCCCAGCTCCGTCTCCACGAGTGTGCGGGCGGAATGGCGGTTCCGGTCGCAGACCACGGCGACCCGGCAGGCGCTGCCGCTGTACGCGGTCCGTATGTCGCCGAAGCTGGACGAGTGGAACCGGGCCGAGGCCGGCCGCAAGCTCGACATCCCGGTCCTGATCCAGCGGACGGCCGGCGCCCCGGCGTCGCCCATCCGCGTCTTCACCACCGAGGTCTCCTTCGACGAGGGGAAGTCCTGGCAGTCGGTGCGGGTCAAGGGCTCCGGCATGGAGCGCACCGTGACCGTGGAGCACCCGCGCCGCGCCGCGGGCGGCTCGGTCAGCCTGCGCGTGAACGTCGAGGACGCGGCGGGCAACTCCTTCAAGGAGACCGTCATCAAGGGCTACCTGCTCAAGTAGCCGCCTTCACGGAGTCGTCACGCCCTCGAGGCGCTGCTTCCGCGAGTAGCGGCAGCCCGGCCGCAGCGGCCGGACGAACGGGGACAGGGCCCGCCGGACACGTCCGGCGGGCCCTGTTCGTGTGCGGTGCGGCGTCCGCCCTGCTCAGAGCCAGTCGCGGCGCGCCGCGTGCCAGCCCAGCTGCATACGGGTCGCGACGCCCGCCAGACTCATCAGGCCCTGGATGCGCCGCTGGACGGTGCGCTTGCTGACCCGCAGCTGTCCGGCTATCGCCTCGTCCGTCATGCCGGCGACCATCAGGGAGAGCAGGTGCCGGTCCTCCCCGACCGGCGAGGCGGCATCCGTGGTGCCGGCGCCACCGATCTGGCCCTCCTCGGTCACCCGGAGCGGGGCACCGATCTCCCAGTGGTGTTCGAACAGGGCGATGAGCGCGTCCAGCAGGCTGCTCTCCCGCACCACCGCGGCCCGCAGTTCCCGGGGGTTGCGGGACGTGCCCGAGGCGGCCAGCGGCAGGATGGCCACCGAGCGGTCGGCGATCGCCATCCGCAGCGGCAGCAGAGGCACCGCCCGGGCGACCTCTCCGGCGCACACGCCCTTGACGACATAGTCCACCGAGTCGGGGTCGTCGAAGTACGCCTGTTCGTACAGGGCTCTGTAGAGCACGCCCCGGTCCAGCGCGTCGAACTCCTCCTGATTGCTCTCCGGGGACATGGCCACGTACTGGGCCTTCACGAACCACATCATCTCGCGGCCGGCGCCGTGCTGGAGCTGGCGCAGATGCTGGCGCAGTGCCGCAGCGCCGGTGATGATCTCGACGGCCTCGTCCGTGCTCCGGGCCCATGCGCTGCGGCGGTGTGTCTCCGCAAGTTCGTAGACGGCGGCCCGGGTCTGTTCCAGGGCGTCGAAGTGGCGTTGGAGCCGGGGCATAAGGGCCACCTGCGGCGGCACGGCCGTGAACCATTCGGGACTGTCCTCGACCGCCGACGCCAGGCCCTTGTGCTCCAGCGCGCGCAGCAGCAGCCGCGCGGTCACGTCGTCGAGGGCCGAGCGGCCGGCGATGTCCTGAGCGGACGCCGTCCCGGTGGCGACCAGAAGGCGGTACACCTCGCTCTCGTCGGCCGTCAGGCCCACCGTCTCCAGCATGTCGCCACCTTTCTCACCATCCGGGCCGCCTCCGGCCGGGTTTCCGCGGGGGAACGCGCTCGTCCCGGCGGATGATTCCACCAGCCCCGGTCGGCCTCCGTGTCCTGGCCGTGGAGGATGACGTGGGCGCCGTTGATCATGCCGGACCTTCGTTTCGCCGAGGTGGGGCCGTTCGGTCTACGGGGTCGTCACCGGACCCGACCGGTCCCAGCCGGGTACGAGGTCGTCCCGGTGGACATCTTCCCCGTGGACCCGCTCGCCGCAGGTCTCGCACACCGTGTGGGTGACGAGTTCGTGATCCCGGTGCCGGATCCGGCCGGGCGGTGCGGTGACGACCCAGCGGTCGCCCCAGCCGATCAGCTCGCGGGTGATGGCCCCCAGATCGCGTCCGGCCTCCGTCAGGTAGTAGCCGCTGTAGCGGGCGTCGTCCGGCAGCGGGCGCCGTTCGAGGACGCCGCTCTCCACCAGGGCCTTCAGGCGCGCGGCGAGCCGGTCCGTGGGAGCGCCGGTGTTCCTGGCGATCTGCCGGAAGCGGTGGTTGCCGAGCATGACCTCGCGGATCGCCGGCAGGGCCCAGCGGTCACCGATGATCTGGAGGGCCGCGGCGAGGGAGCACGGGCGCCCCGCCATGTCCCGGGGGTCGATGCGTGTGGTCATTGTCCCAGTATCACCCGGCAGGGTTTGATTTCCAAATCACCCTGTGCTTGGGTTGCGCCATGTCCATGCTGCTTCGATTGTCAAAGCACCCTCGGGCGGCCGCCACAGTCGTCCTGGTGGCCGTCTTCATGACCAACCTGGATCTGCTGATCGTCAACGTCGCGCTGCCCGCCGTGGGAGAGGACTTCTCCGCAGGCGGCGGCGCGGCGGGCCTCGGATCGCTGTCCTGGGTCCTCAACGCCTACGCGATCACCTTCGCCGCGCTGCTGGTGGTGGCCGGGCGCGCCGGGGACCGCGTAGGGCAACGGCCGGTGTTCCTCGCCGGGATCGCCGTCTTCACGCTCGCGTCGCTTGGCTGTGCCCTGGCCCCGAACCTGGGAACCCTCATCGTGGCCCGGGTGGTGCAGGCCGTAGGGGCGTCGGCCCAGATCCCGACCTCCCTGGCCCTGCTTCTGGCGGCGGTGCCGGCCGAGCGCCGCACCCAAGCCACCCGCGGCTGGGCCGGGGTCGGCGGACTCGCCGCGGCCGCCGGGCCCGTCGCCGGTGGCCTGCTGACCGAGGTGGACTGGCGGTGGGTCTTCGCCGTCAACCTGCCCATCGGCATCGCGGCGCTCGTCGTCGGCCGATCCGCGCTGCCGAAGCCGGCCGCGCGGGAGACCGGGCCGCTGCCCGACCTCCTCGGCGCCCTGCTGGTCCTCGTCTCGATCGCGTCGCTGTCCGGGGCGCTGGTGCAGGCACCCGACCAGGGCTGGACGAGCGGCGAGACCCCACTGCTGCTGGCCGTCGCCGTGATCGGCGGCGCCGCGTTCGTGCTCCGGTCCCTGCGGCACCCCCGTCCGCTGTTCGAGCTGGACCTGCTGCGGCTGCCGCGCTTCGGTGCGGCGAACGCGGGCAGCCTCCTGTTCGGCGTGGCCTTCTCGATCATGCTGCTGTCGAACGTGCTGTGGTGTCAGGAGGTCTGGCACTGGAGCGCGCTGCGCACCGGTCTCGCCCTGGCCCCCGGCCCCGCGCTCGTGCCCGTCGTCACCGTGCTGACCTCCCGCGCCGCGCAGCGCTTCGGGCAGGGACCGCTGATCGCGGCGGGCGGTGTGCTGTTCGCCGGTGGCATGGTCTGGTTCGCGATCTTCGCGTCGGTCACACCGGACTACGTGAGTGAGCTGCTGCCCAGCCAGCTGCTGACCGGTGCGGGAGTGGGCCTGGCACTGGGCACACTGGTGGCCGCCGGCGTGTACGCGGTACCGGGACACCGTGCGGCGACCGGGTCGGCGCTGGTCAACTCAGTGCGCCAGATCTCCGCCACGATAGGCGTCGCCGTCCTGGTCGCGGTCGTCGGCTCCCATGTCGACGCCACCTCGCACCACGACTTCCGGGTCGTCTGGTACACAGCCGCGGCGCTGAGCCTGGGGACCTCGGCGGTCGGGGCGCAGCTCAGCCGAGGGCGGGGCCAGGGCCCCGAGCGGACGGGACCCGCCACGCCGAAGGAAGCCGAGGCGACGGGGCGGGCTCTGCCGCAGACACTCTGACCGGCCGCTGCCCGGCGCGCGAGAGCTGTTCGCCGCCCGGGACGCCGGACGGGCGAGCAGCAGATGGTGCCTCGCACGTGCACTGGGGCACGCCACCTGCGGGACGGAGGCGGACGGGCCCACGGCCTTGGGATCGCCTTCACCGACGTGGGGTTCGCCGACTGCTCCAGCGATCGAGTGAGGCGCAAGCACACTGGCACAGCCTGCCGAGCCGGTCGCCGACGGGAGGGTCCTGTTGGCCGCAGCAAGCAACGGAGCACGGTCAGTGGTAGGTGCCGCCGGGCGCATGACGGACACCACGGCACTCGACTGGCGGTCCTTCATGCTCGGGTGGAGCGGGGAGTAGGCAGATTCCCTGCCGGACGGGGAGACGCGGGACGAGGATGACCCAACCGCCCGGCAAGCGCGGTGGCTGGGGGTTCCCGCCCGCGTCGG
This portion of the Streptomyces mirabilis genome encodes:
- a CDS encoding S8 family serine peptidase — translated: MNNRWRPGIRPPRPRHTAAAAALVALVAGLTAAPGAAQDLGPHSGRTEAIAQTGAARSPIISRHQLTLITGDRVTLETDTSGKQSVSVEPAEGRERVAFIKRQAGRDWTVIPADTLPLLATGRLDKALFNVSALIRGKYAQRSSLPLIVEYAGDAGTARRQLTAAGADTVRPIGGTSFATLGEHRADAAGFWKGIAPGRADATSFGAGVRRVWLDGHSRIQLDSTVPRIGAPHAWEKGYTGTGVKVAVLDTGYDPNHPDLKGLVTESANFTTEPNTDDLNGHGTHVTSTVAGSGAASDGKYKGVAPGVQILSGKVCTADGNCDNSDIVEGLAWAAQHGAKVINLSLGDTDTPETDALEAMVETVTRDYGTLVVAAAGNSGPGKVSSPASDDRALAVGAAEEDDDLAVFSSVGPRVGDSGLKPDIIAPGVNVVAARAGGTTADDGYVAMSGTSMATPHVTGAAALLFQQHPDWTAEQVKRQLMQSATGAKEHGAYFQGAGRVDVARAVDQDVTADTTALDFGLIRWTDGKRPPVTKTITYRNPGAAPVTLQLKDNPSSGKKDVPAPAGLFRLSADTVTVPAHGTAAVTLTATPEATTTYAAYSGVVTASTADNQVSVRVPFGMDVEQPSYDLRIGMKSRTGAAPDNAYLLVNSADGKAYEVEALGKSSTVVRLPKDTYSVSGFYFDASFTEGTIVGVPKVVMSADRQVTIDAREAKPVTVSAPSRSARIMSAEIGTISMADQLLSVTMYNAIGTDHIDGVYAVPTAQFKDSKFTYLVTSVWGDPAGADGNPASVYYLTRPVHGAIPADPAYNPRKSELARVNTTFAATTPGTTATRIVWTYVGNVRFSGRAMEGIPVPARRVDYFSAADGVRWQTAFDQNSFLDPNAHGQSYLSDLHGYKAGSQVEERWNGGIQAVGLSSQMAAFREGDTMYRPFQSAANGNLDLVADTTSGLPEVKLWRNGELVSQDWSMSDVPADATPADYRLTVEHNRDMAPSSVSTSVRAEWRFRSQTTATRQALPLYAVRMSPKLDEWNRAEAGRKLDIPVLIQRTAGAPASPIRVFTTEVSFDEGKSWQSVRVKGSGMERTVTVEHPRRAAGGSVSLRVNVEDAAGNSFKETVIKGYLLK
- a CDS encoding helix-turn-helix domain-containing protein, whose translation is MLETVGLTADESEVYRLLVATGTASAQDIAGRSALDDVTARLLLRALEHKGLASAVEDSPEWFTAVPPQVALMPRLQRHFDALEQTRAAVYELAETHRRSAWARSTDEAVEIITGAAALRQHLRQLQHGAGREMMWFVKAQYVAMSPESNQEEFDALDRGVLYRALYEQAYFDDPDSVDYVVKGVCAGEVARAVPLLPLRMAIADRSVAILPLAASGTSRNPRELRAAVVRESSLLDALIALFEHHWEIGAPLRVTEEGQIGGAGTTDAASPVGEDRHLLSLMVAGMTDEAIAGQLRVSKRTVQRRIQGLMSLAGVATRMQLGWHAARRDWL
- a CDS encoding helix-turn-helix domain-containing protein; this translates as MTTRIDPRDMAGRPCSLAAALQIIGDRWALPAIREVMLGNHRFRQIARNTGAPTDRLAARLKALVESGVLERRPLPDDARYSGYYLTEAGRDLGAITRELIGWGDRWVVTAPPGRIRHRDHELVTHTVCETCGERVHGEDVHRDDLVPGWDRSGPVTTP
- a CDS encoding MFS transporter, with product MSKHPRAAATVVLVAVFMTNLDLLIVNVALPAVGEDFSAGGGAAGLGSLSWVLNAYAITFAALLVVAGRAGDRVGQRPVFLAGIAVFTLASLGCALAPNLGTLIVARVVQAVGASAQIPTSLALLLAAVPAERRTQATRGWAGVGGLAAAAGPVAGGLLTEVDWRWVFAVNLPIGIAALVVGRSALPKPAARETGPLPDLLGALLVLVSIASLSGALVQAPDQGWTSGETPLLLAVAVIGGAAFVLRSLRHPRPLFELDLLRLPRFGAANAGSLLFGVAFSIMLLSNVLWCQEVWHWSALRTGLALAPGPALVPVVTVLTSRAAQRFGQGPLIAAGGVLFAGGMVWFAIFASVTPDYVSELLPSQLLTGAGVGLALGTLVAAGVYAVPGHRAATGSALVNSVRQISATIGVAVLVAVVGSHVDATSHHDFRVVWYTAAALSLGTSAVGAQLSRGRGQGPERTGPATPKEAEATGRALPQTL